Proteins encoded by one window of Emticicia oligotrophica DSM 17448:
- the lpdA gene encoding dihydrolipoyl dehydrogenase, whose product MQYDVVVIGSGPGGYVAAIRSAQLGKKVAIIEKYNVLGGTCLNVGCIPSKALLDSSEHFYNATHHFADHGIEISAPVANLGKMIGRKNGVVEKMNAGVNFLMKKNKITVYNGLGSFVDKNTIKITKTDGSEETITTQQVIIATGSKPTILPFMNYDKKRIITSTEALNLQEIPKHLIVIGAGVIGAELGSVYARLGAKVSFVEFADSMIPTMDKTMGKELQKSVKKLGADFYFNTKVTKIENSGEEVTVTAEATDGKPVEIKGDYCLVCIGRRAYTDGLNLEAVGVATDRGKIVVDEHTLETNVKGIYAIGDVIRGAMLAHKAEEEGVFVAEVMAGQKPHINYNLIPGVVYTWPEVASVGSTEEELKTKGVAYKTGNFPFKALGRATASGDTDGLVKILADAATDEILGVHIIGARAADMIAEAVTAMEFRASAEDIGRISHAHPTYMEAVKEAALSATANRAIHS is encoded by the coding sequence ATGCAATACGACGTAGTAGTAATAGGCTCAGGGCCTGGTGGATATGTGGCGGCGATTCGTTCGGCACAATTAGGCAAAAAAGTTGCCATCATCGAAAAATATAATGTTCTGGGGGGAACATGTCTGAACGTTGGATGTATTCCATCAAAAGCCCTCCTCGATTCTTCTGAGCATTTTTATAATGCTACACACCATTTCGCTGACCACGGTATTGAGATTTCTGCTCCAGTAGCAAATCTTGGTAAAATGATTGGCCGTAAAAATGGTGTTGTTGAGAAAATGAATGCTGGTGTAAACTTCTTGATGAAGAAAAACAAGATTACGGTTTACAACGGACTAGGTTCATTCGTTGACAAAAACACCATCAAAATCACTAAAACTGATGGTTCAGAAGAAACCATTACTACCCAACAAGTAATCATTGCCACTGGCTCGAAACCTACGATTCTTCCTTTCATGAATTATGATAAGAAAAGAATCATTACGAGTACTGAAGCCTTGAATCTTCAAGAAATTCCGAAGCACTTAATCGTAATTGGTGCGGGTGTAATTGGTGCTGAATTAGGCTCGGTTTACGCTCGTTTAGGTGCGAAAGTTTCATTTGTAGAATTTGCCGATTCGATGATTCCGACAATGGATAAAACCATGGGTAAAGAACTACAAAAATCTGTTAAGAAACTCGGTGCTGATTTTTATTTCAATACGAAAGTAACGAAAATTGAAAATTCAGGCGAAGAAGTAACCGTAACTGCAGAAGCTACCGACGGAAAACCAGTTGAAATCAAAGGTGATTATTGCTTGGTTTGTATCGGGCGTAGAGCTTACACTGATGGCTTAAACTTAGAAGCTGTTGGGGTTGCTACAGACCGTGGTAAAATTGTGGTTGACGAACACACTTTGGAAACAAATGTGAAAGGCATTTATGCCATTGGTGATGTGATTCGCGGGGCGATGCTTGCTCATAAAGCTGAAGAAGAAGGTGTTTTTGTAGCAGAAGTAATGGCTGGACAAAAACCACATATCAATTATAACCTAATTCCGGGTGTAGTTTATACTTGGCCAGAAGTAGCTTCAGTTGGTTCAACCGAAGAAGAACTCAAAACTAAAGGTGTAGCTTATAAAACTGGTAATTTCCCATTCAAAGCATTGGGTCGTGCAACTGCTAGTGGTGATACTGATGGTTTAGTGAAAATCTTAGCTGATGCTGCTACTGACGAGATTTTGGGCGTTCATATTATCGGAGCAAGAGCTGCCGATATGATTGCTGAAGCCGTAACAGCCATGGAATTTAGAGCAAGTGCTGAAGACATCGGTCGTATTTCGCACGCTCACCCAACTTATATGGAAGCAGTAAAAGAGGCCGCATTATCTGCTACTGCCAACCGTGCGATTCACTCGTAA